One window from the genome of Thermaerobacter marianensis DSM 12885 encodes:
- a CDS encoding class I SAM-dependent rRNA methyltransferase: MQPTSHSTTEPGTARLPQERPTQVRLKPGRDAVLRQGRLWVYRTDVYTVSDDAYDPGDIVQVVDSRGRFVGKGYVNPRSMIFVRLLTTDPDEPIDRAFFRRRLERALALRRRLQAAHPDTDSFRLVFAEADLLPALIVDRFADVLVVQTLALGIDRWQPVIVELLEELASPRGIYERNDVPVRELEGLPQRAGFLRGRFDPRVEIRENGLPLVVDVAQGHKTGYFLDQRDNRAALRRYVAGARVLDAFCHTGAFTCHALAYGAREVVAVDIHDQALQLARENVERVRRALAATGAPAGAGVPGRPGGNAPGHGAGTAAVTFHQANAFDFLRARAAEADRYDVIILDPPAFAKNRQALPGAYRGYKEINLRAMKMLPPGGILITCSCSYHMTRDLFEAMLLDAARDTGRRLRILERRGAAPDHPVLLGAGESDYLKCYVVEVW, translated from the coding sequence TTGCAGCCCACGAGCCATTCCACCACCGAACCCGGCACGGCCCGCCTGCCCCAGGAGCGGCCGACCCAGGTGCGCCTCAAGCCCGGGCGCGACGCCGTCCTGCGGCAGGGGCGGCTATGGGTCTACCGCACCGACGTCTACACCGTCAGCGACGACGCCTACGACCCCGGCGACATCGTCCAGGTGGTCGACAGCCGGGGCCGGTTCGTCGGGAAGGGGTACGTCAACCCGCGGTCCATGATCTTCGTCCGGCTGTTGACCACGGACCCCGACGAGCCCATCGACCGCGCCTTCTTCCGGCGGCGGCTGGAGCGGGCGCTGGCCCTGCGCCGGCGACTGCAGGCCGCGCACCCTGACACCGACAGCTTCCGGCTGGTCTTCGCCGAGGCCGATCTCTTGCCGGCCCTGATCGTGGACCGGTTCGCCGACGTGCTGGTGGTGCAGACCCTGGCCCTGGGCATCGACCGCTGGCAGCCGGTGATCGTGGAGCTGCTGGAAGAACTGGCCTCCCCCCGCGGCATCTACGAGCGCAACGACGTGCCGGTGCGGGAGCTGGAGGGACTGCCCCAGCGGGCCGGGTTCCTCCGCGGCCGGTTCGACCCGCGGGTGGAGATCCGGGAGAACGGCCTGCCCCTGGTGGTGGACGTGGCCCAGGGGCACAAGACGGGCTACTTCCTGGACCAGCGGGACAACCGGGCCGCCCTGCGGCGGTACGTGGCGGGAGCCCGGGTGCTGGATGCCTTCTGCCATACCGGCGCCTTCACGTGTCACGCCCTGGCCTACGGCGCCCGCGAGGTGGTGGCGGTGGACATCCACGACCAGGCCCTGCAGCTGGCCCGGGAGAACGTGGAGCGGGTGCGCCGGGCGCTGGCGGCGACCGGAGCACCTGCGGGTGCCGGCGTGCCGGGCCGGCCGGGTGGGAACGCACCGGGCCACGGGGCGGGCACCGCGGCCGTCACCTTCCACCAGGCGAACGCCTTCGACTTCCTCCGGGCCCGGGCGGCCGAGGCCGACCGTTACGACGTGATCATCCTCGATCCCCCGGCCTTTGCCAAGAACCGCCAGGCCCTGCCCGGCGCCTACCGCGGGTACAAGGAGATCAACCTGCGGGCCATGAAGATGCTGCCGCCGGGCGGCATCCTCATCACCTGCTCCTGCTCCTATCACATGACCCGCGACCTGTTCGAGGCGATGCTGCTGGACGCGGCCCGGGACACCGGCCGGCGGCTGCGGATCCTCGAGCGGCGGGGCGCGGCGCCGGACCACCCGGTGCTTCTGGGGGCGGGCGAGAGCGATTACCTCAAATGTTACGTGGTCGAGGTCTGGTAG
- a CDS encoding TIGR01777 family oxidoreductase has translation MRVVIGGGTGLIGSALAHRLLEDGHEVVVLTRSPGTAAGGGGPEAAGPGHLRRVTWTAAPAGPGEPEPAWWEAVEGAGAVVNLAGESIAAGRWTPRQKERILQSRLQATRALVQAIAAARRKPAVLVSGSAVGYYGPRGDEAIDETAPPGTDFLSRVCVAWEAEARKAEEAGVRVALVRTGLVLAREGGALPRLVLPFRLGAGGPLGSGRQWVPWIHVDDLVGLIRFLLAAEGQEGPFNGTAPHPVTNRDFARVLGKVLGRPAWLPAPAFALRLALGEMADALLLSGQRAVPRRALAEGFVFRFPEVEPALRDVLGR, from the coding sequence GTGCGGGTCGTGATCGGTGGAGGAACCGGCCTGATCGGATCGGCCCTGGCCCACCGCCTGCTGGAAGACGGCCATGAAGTCGTGGTCCTGACCCGGTCACCGGGGACGGCCGCCGGCGGAGGCGGCCCGGAAGCGGCCGGGCCCGGGCATCTGCGCCGGGTCACCTGGACGGCGGCTCCCGCCGGCCCCGGCGAACCCGAACCCGCCTGGTGGGAAGCCGTTGAAGGCGCCGGCGCCGTGGTGAACCTGGCCGGCGAGTCCATCGCCGCCGGTCGCTGGACGCCCCGGCAGAAGGAGCGGATCCTGCAGAGCCGGCTCCAGGCCACCCGGGCGCTGGTCCAGGCCATCGCCGCGGCCCGGCGCAAACCCGCCGTGCTGGTCAGCGGATCGGCCGTGGGCTACTACGGGCCGCGGGGCGACGAGGCCATCGACGAAACGGCGCCCCCGGGAACGGACTTCCTCAGCCGGGTCTGCGTGGCCTGGGAGGCCGAGGCCCGAAAGGCCGAGGAGGCGGGCGTCCGCGTCGCCCTGGTGCGCACGGGGCTGGTTCTGGCCCGGGAGGGCGGCGCCCTGCCGCGGCTGGTTCTTCCCTTCCGGCTGGGCGCCGGCGGACCCCTGGGGTCGGGCCGCCAGTGGGTGCCCTGGATCCACGTGGACGACCTGGTGGGGCTCATCCGCTTTCTGCTCGCGGCCGAGGGGCAGGAGGGCCCCTTCAACGGCACCGCGCCCCATCCCGTCACCAACCGGGACTTCGCCCGGGTGCTGGGGAAGGTCCTCGGGCGGCCCGCGTGGCTCCCGGCCCCGGCCTTCGCCCTGCGCCTGGCGCTGGGGGAGATGGCCGACGCCCTGCTGCTCAGCGGCCAGCGGGCCGTGCCGCGGCGGGCCCTGGCGGAGGGCTTCGTCTTCCGCTTCCCCGAGGTGGAACCGGCCCTGCGGGACGTGCTGGGGCGGTGA
- a CDS encoding MFS transporter, whose amino-acid sequence MTDTAMGSPASREVAAPVPPAAPGSGPAASTAAGSAGSADAVANGFAPGPGGRAAGDPIPGAAGMPAPVPSLWRHRPFAVLWLARVVSVAGGMASMIAIQWWVLDTTGSAQWMATVNAVATLVMALVGIPAGVLVDRWHRGRFFLVLEAGRGAVMAALAALLFSGHATFPVVLVLLAVDAAGLALFMPLSSAIWPELVPPQQLAAANGLVATGESTGRILGPAIGGLLASRHPGWAILANAVSYACSAAAVVAAGALGWKAPRGRVPDPGDRTATEGAAGVGDPAGRRSPSREQDGTAVPGGPGDSAGDGSTAGERIPATARGGSFVAQFREGWAAVFGRPDLGPFFLLVSVLNLVFSASFVLIPVVVREVLRGGPEALGWLQAAFAVGAVTGGLLAGSGRVPRRSRSWVLLVLFQAGLAVIVGASRWLATSILAGWAFGLINTLVNVAVTTMLQEAVAPALRGRVFGLLFTVAMILQPLGQMTGGMLADRVPVPSIFTATALSTVMVMAVAWWRAPAMRALLDRPHRDAGRRPPAPAGEVSTG is encoded by the coding sequence GTGACCGACACCGCCATGGGCAGCCCGGCATCCCGTGAGGTCGCCGCCCCCGTCCCGCCCGCCGCACCCGGGTCCGGCCCCGCCGCGTCGACGGCGGCCGGCAGTGCCGGGAGTGCGGACGCGGTCGCCAACGGCTTCGCCCCGGGTCCGGGCGGCCGTGCTGCGGGGGACCCGATCCCCGGCGCCGCAGGCATGCCTGCTCCCGTCCCCTCCCTCTGGCGGCATCGCCCCTTCGCCGTCCTGTGGCTCGCCCGCGTGGTCTCCGTGGCCGGCGGAATGGCCAGCATGATCGCCATCCAGTGGTGGGTCCTTGACACCACCGGCTCCGCCCAGTGGATGGCCACCGTCAACGCCGTGGCCACCCTGGTGATGGCCCTGGTCGGGATTCCGGCCGGCGTGCTCGTCGACCGGTGGCACCGGGGCCGATTCTTCCTGGTGCTGGAGGCCGGTCGCGGGGCGGTGATGGCGGCGCTGGCGGCGCTGCTCTTCAGCGGCCACGCCACGTTCCCCGTGGTGCTGGTGCTCCTGGCGGTGGACGCCGCGGGCCTGGCCCTCTTCATGCCCCTGAGCAGCGCCATCTGGCCCGAGCTGGTTCCTCCGCAGCAACTGGCGGCGGCCAACGGCCTGGTGGCCACCGGCGAGAGTACGGGGCGGATCCTGGGGCCGGCCATCGGGGGCCTGCTGGCCAGCCGGCATCCGGGCTGGGCGATTCTGGCCAACGCGGTGTCCTACGCCTGTTCCGCCGCCGCCGTCGTGGCCGCCGGTGCCCTGGGCTGGAAGGCACCCCGGGGCCGCGTCCCGGACCCGGGCGACCGCACCGCCACGGAGGGGGCCGCCGGCGTCGGGGACCCGGCCGGGCGTCGCTCCCCGAGCCGAGAACAGGACGGCACCGCGGTGCCCGGCGGGCCGGGCGACAGCGCCGGGGACGGATCCACCGCCGGCGAGCGGATCCCGGCCACGGCCCGGGGTGGGTCCTTCGTCGCCCAGTTCCGCGAGGGGTGGGCGGCCGTCTTCGGCCGGCCCGACCTCGGCCCGTTCTTCCTTCTGGTCTCGGTGCTCAACCTGGTGTTCAGCGCCTCCTTCGTGCTGATCCCCGTGGTGGTGCGGGAGGTGCTGCGCGGCGGCCCCGAGGCCCTGGGATGGCTCCAGGCGGCCTTTGCCGTGGGGGCGGTGACCGGCGGGCTTCTGGCGGGTTCCGGGCGGGTGCCCCGGCGATCCCGGAGCTGGGTGCTGCTGGTCCTGTTCCAGGCGGGGCTGGCCGTCATCGTCGGCGCCAGCCGGTGGCTGGCCACCAGCATCCTCGCCGGATGGGCCTTTGGGCTGATCAACACGCTGGTCAACGTGGCGGTGACCACCATGCTGCAGGAGGCGGTGGCCCCCGCCCTGCGGGGGCGGGTGTTCGGGCTGCTCTTCACCGTGGCCATGATCCTGCAACCCCTGGGTCAAATGACCGGCGGCATGCTGGCCGACCGCGTCCCGGTCCCCAGCATCTTCACGGCGACCGCCCTGTCGACGGTGATGGTGATGGCCGTGGCGTGGTGGCGGGCTCCCGCCATGCGGGCCTTGCTGGACCGGCCGCACCGGGATGCAGGGCGGCGGCCGCCGGCACCGGCCGGGGAGGTGAGCACGGGATGA
- a CDS encoding DUF2089 domain-containing protein, translated as MTAPFEVPARCPNCGSVLEVREVVCGACDTQIRAHYHLSPFDLLDPEQRRFALLFLRAAGNLREMERLLGVSYPTVRKKLDEIIEALGGPAATSEPDAGSSGSGTPAGPRQAILERVRRGELSVDEALALLGRLESGDEEPRPDGARRSPGHREREEARG; from the coding sequence ATGACGGCCCCTTTCGAAGTTCCGGCCCGCTGCCCGAACTGCGGCAGCGTCCTGGAGGTCCGCGAGGTCGTGTGCGGGGCCTGCGACACCCAGATCCGCGCCCACTACCACCTGAGCCCCTTCGACCTGCTGGATCCCGAGCAGCGGCGGTTCGCCCTGCTGTTCCTGCGGGCGGCGGGCAACCTGCGGGAGATGGAGCGCCTGCTGGGCGTCTCCTATCCGACGGTACGCAAGAAGCTGGACGAGATCATCGAGGCGCTGGGTGGACCGGCGGCGACATCGGAACCAGACGCCGGCTCATCCGGCAGCGGGACACCCGCCGGCCCCCGACAGGCCATCCTCGAACGGGTGCGCCGGGGCGAGCTGTCGGTGGATGAGGCGCTGGCCCTTCTGGGCCGGTTGGAGTCGGGGGATGAGGAGCCCCGGCCCGACGGGGCCCGCCGGTCCCCGGGCCACCGTGAGCGGGAGGAGGCGAGGGGATGA
- a CDS encoding DUF4097 family beta strand repeat-containing protein, whose amino-acid sequence MRAAEANRTWPAAGIRRVEIRGGRLAVRVRPGDRLTWDGPPSVEAEQEGSSLVLRTPHHRRWGGWIGPEDTLVLTLPPTVTSLSVRSTGDMDIRDLDLEADLHLRAGDLRASGCRGRWRIRSGAGDVTLVDQQGDLDVQTGAGKVTVRGGHLRRARIRTGAGDVQFATWVDVEAEVTTGAGSVDLRPRHPGGARIQARSGFGSVVLDLSGVRGGRMELQTGAGHIHLPGGIHVGRRGGLGQRVVDVLGPGEGVIEITTGAGSVRVVGYGTQPWGAHRAAYGAVAGAGDGRGARAGSDSGGSTGAGTEAGAGLGPGASPAAAQEISRGHWVAESPGAVYGASGGAAQAPPQAAPQAGVSGPYRDARQVLEALARGELTVEEADRWLRALETAAPPPLPKVEGETEPDPGKDAPPGR is encoded by the coding sequence ATGAGGGCGGCGGAAGCGAACCGGACGTGGCCCGCGGCGGGGATCCGGCGGGTGGAGATTCGTGGCGGGCGGCTGGCGGTACGGGTTCGTCCGGGAGACCGGCTGACCTGGGACGGGCCGCCGTCGGTGGAGGCGGAGCAGGAGGGGTCCAGTCTGGTCCTCCGCACGCCCCATCACCGCCGGTGGGGCGGCTGGATCGGCCCCGAGGATACGCTGGTCCTCACCCTGCCTCCCACGGTCACGTCCCTGTCCGTGCGGTCCACGGGCGACATGGACATCCGGGACCTCGATCTCGAGGCCGACCTCCACCTGCGGGCGGGCGACCTGCGGGCCTCGGGCTGCCGCGGGCGGTGGCGGATCCGCAGCGGGGCGGGCGACGTGACCCTGGTCGACCAGCAAGGTGACCTGGACGTGCAGACGGGCGCCGGCAAGGTCACGGTGCGGGGCGGGCACCTGCGGCGGGCCCGGATCCGCACCGGCGCGGGGGACGTCCAGTTCGCGACGTGGGTGGACGTCGAAGCCGAGGTGACCACCGGCGCCGGGTCCGTCGACCTGCGCCCCCGCCACCCCGGTGGCGCCCGTATCCAGGCGCGGTCGGGGTTCGGCAGCGTGGTCCTCGACCTGAGCGGTGTGCGGGGAGGGCGCATGGAGCTGCAGACGGGTGCCGGCCACATCCACCTTCCGGGCGGCATCCACGTGGGGCGGCGGGGCGGCCTGGGTCAGCGCGTCGTCGACGTCCTGGGCCCGGGCGAGGGGGTGATCGAGATCACCACGGGGGCAGGCAGCGTCCGCGTCGTGGGCTACGGTACCCAGCCCTGGGGCGCCCATCGAGCCGCCTACGGTGCCGTCGCCGGTGCCGGTGACGGCCGGGGTGCCCGTGCCGGTTCCGATTCGGGTGGCAGCACCGGCGCCGGGACCGAGGCCGGCGCCGGCCTCGGTCCCGGCGCCAGTCCCGCGGCAGCACAGGAGATTTCCCGCGGGCACTGGGTGGCCGAATCGCCGGGCGCCGTCTACGGCGCGTCGGGGGGAGCGGCACAGGCTCCACCCCAGGCGGCACCGCAAGCCGGCGTCTCCGGGCCTTACCGCGATGCCCGGCAGGTGCTCGAGGCCCTGGCCCGGGGTGAGCTGACCGTGGAAGAAGCCGACCGCTGGCTGAGGGCCCTTGAAACCGCCGCGCCGCCACCTCTGCCCAAGGTGGAAGGCGAAACGGAGCCCGATCCCGGGAAGGACGCACCCCCGGGCCGGTGA
- a CDS encoding SgrR family transcriptional regulator → MKTPALKTREAGLLLKRFIELAHWVRQRSAEGDASGNGGTGGEPYGGVLVTVDELAGMWGCSRRAAQQVLRRLASWGLVAWKPQPGRGGRSQLRVTVHPVYAYFDRAEMAMRREQWAEAAFWLTEILRECPCIPQVPALLAEARAQLGLSPATGGGACCQE, encoded by the coding sequence ATGAAGACCCCCGCGCTCAAAACCCGTGAAGCCGGGCTGCTGCTCAAGCGGTTCATCGAACTGGCGCACTGGGTGCGCCAGCGCAGTGCGGAGGGGGATGCCTCCGGCAACGGTGGCACCGGCGGGGAGCCGTACGGCGGCGTACTGGTGACGGTGGACGAACTGGCCGGGATGTGGGGATGTTCCCGCCGGGCGGCCCAGCAGGTGCTGCGTCGTCTCGCGAGCTGGGGCCTGGTGGCGTGGAAGCCCCAGCCTGGCCGGGGTGGACGGTCCCAGCTACGGGTGACCGTCCACCCCGTGTACGCCTACTTCGACCGGGCGGAGATGGCCATGCGCCGCGAGCAGTGGGCCGAGGCAGCGTTCTGGTTGACGGAAATCCTGAGGGAATGCCCCTGCATCCCGCAGGTGCCCGCGCTGCTGGCGGAGGCCCGGGCGCAGCTGGGGCTGTCGCCGGCCACCGGTGGCGGGGCTTGCTGCCAGGAATGA
- a CDS encoding ArsI/CadI family heavy metal resistance metalloenzyme, with protein MAVHDGGRNPPEVISMRVHIALPVSDLPASVRFYERFFGKPPARMLPGYAQFLLDNPGLNLALTQAGPAKEPGSAAGSATSTHHFGIEVESVTEVRSALERVRDGGLAATVEEDTLCCYSRQDKFWVVDPDGHRWEVFFVSRRHGSPGKTGHEATHRNGGGGPIHGPNQGPAPGEEANEPGCCEPAGAPACCAECCAG; from the coding sequence ATGGCCGTGCACGATGGCGGTAGAAATCCCCCGGAGGTGATCAGCATGCGCGTACACATCGCCCTGCCCGTCTCCGATCTTCCGGCGTCGGTCCGGTTCTACGAACGCTTCTTTGGCAAGCCCCCTGCCCGGATGCTACCGGGCTACGCCCAGTTCCTCCTCGATAATCCGGGCCTGAACCTTGCCTTGACCCAGGCTGGTCCGGCGAAGGAACCCGGGTCCGCGGCAGGGTCGGCGACCTCAACGCACCACTTTGGGATTGAGGTGGAATCGGTCACGGAGGTTCGGTCTGCCCTGGAACGGGTGCGGGACGGTGGTCTTGCGGCGACTGTCGAGGAGGACACCCTCTGCTGCTACTCCAGGCAGGACAAGTTCTGGGTGGTCGATCCCGATGGCCACCGTTGGGAGGTCTTCTTCGTCTCCCGTCGCCACGGCAGTCCCGGCAAGACCGGCCACGAAGCCACACATAGGAACGGCGGTGGGGGGCCTATTCACGGGCCAAACCAGGGTCCGGCGCCGGGGGAGGAAGCGAACGAACCTGGCTGCTGTGAGCCGGCAGGGGCGCCAGCGTGTTGCGCGGAGTGCTGCGCGGGATAA
- the trpA gene encoding tryptophan synthase subunit alpha, giving the protein MNRVNRSTAGAAEGEAGGSQPRPGAAASRPGAMALGAGVPASPTAVPAFANGAEAAPAGAVAPGGTVPEPVNRLDDALARARAEGRAALIVYVTAGHPGLEATRQLVPALFAAGADVVELGMPFSDPLADGPTIQRSTQHALARGVRLGDVLDLVRDLRAGGVDGALVLLTYANPLLARGLLDEPAPLAAAGFDGVIIPDLPLVERGAADAAFRAAGLHLIPMVAPTSSPEHVRQATAGRGGFVYCVSVTGVTGARKDLPEELPAWLDRVRAAGPRPVAIGFGVAGPEQARALAAHADAVIVGSALVDRIEAAAGGAADPVGKEEEYRIRAVVDAATSFVAALRQAVAEAPS; this is encoded by the coding sequence ATGAACCGCGTGAACCGGTCCACGGCCGGAGCGGCGGAGGGCGAAGCCGGCGGATCCCAGCCCCGACCCGGGGCAGCGGCGTCGCGCCCGGGGGCGATGGCGCTGGGGGCCGGCGTCCCGGCGTCTCCCACCGCGGTCCCGGCATTTGCCAACGGCGCCGAGGCCGCGCCGGCCGGGGCGGTGGCGCCCGGCGGCACGGTGCCGGAGCCGGTCAACCGCCTGGATGACGCTCTGGCCCGGGCCCGGGCCGAAGGGCGGGCGGCACTGATCGTGTACGTCACCGCGGGGCATCCCGGCCTGGAGGCCACCCGCCAGCTGGTCCCCGCCCTCTTTGCGGCCGGCGCCGACGTGGTCGAGCTGGGGATGCCCTTCTCCGATCCGTTGGCCGACGGGCCGACCATCCAGCGGTCGACCCAGCACGCCCTGGCGCGGGGGGTGCGGCTTGGGGACGTGCTGGACCTGGTGCGGGACCTGCGTGCCGGCGGCGTGGACGGGGCGCTGGTGCTGCTGACCTACGCCAACCCCCTGCTGGCCCGCGGCCTGCTGGACGAACCGGCCCCCCTGGCCGCCGCAGGCTTTGACGGGGTGATCATCCCCGACCTGCCGCTGGTGGAACGGGGGGCGGCGGACGCGGCGTTCCGGGCGGCCGGCTTGCACCTGATCCCCATGGTGGCCCCCACCAGCTCGCCCGAACACGTGCGCCAGGCCACCGCCGGCCGGGGCGGGTTCGTCTACTGCGTCTCGGTGACGGGGGTGACGGGGGCGCGGAAGGACCTGCCCGAGGAGCTGCCGGCGTGGCTCGACCGGGTCCGCGCGGCGGGGCCGCGGCCCGTGGCCATCGGGTTCGGCGTCGCCGGCCCCGAGCAGGCGCGGGCCCTGGCCGCCCACGCCGACGCGGTCATCGTGGGGTCGGCGCTGGTCGACCGCATCGAGGCGGCGGCGGGAGGAGCCGCCGACCCGGTCGGGAAGGAAGAAGAGTACCGTATCCGTGCCGTGGTGGACGCGGCGACCTCGTTCGTCGCGGCGCTCCGGCAGGCCGTCGCGGAGGCCCCATCCTGA
- the trpB gene encoding tryptophan synthase subunit beta encodes MGNVAANPAGAAGKTAVPAQEGAVPDARGYFGPFGGRFVPETVIPALAELEQAYEEAMADPAFRAELDGYLAEFCGRPTPLYRADRLAAACGNPGVRVYLKREDLNHTGAHKINNALGQALLARRMGKRRVIAETGAGQHGVATATAAAVLGLECEVFMGAEDMRRQQLNVFRMELLGARVRPVTSGTATLKDATNEAIRHWVTHVRTTHYVIGSVVGPHPYPRIVRDFQAVIGREARAQVLEREGRLPDVLVACVGGGSNAMGLFYPFVGDAGVAMIGVEAAGEGLETGRHAASLTAGRPGILHGALSYLLQDEDGQVRPAHSVSAGLDYPGVGPEHAYLKATGRARYEAVTDQEALEAFELLCRTEGIVPALESAHAIAYLRRLLPELPAGSVVVVCLSGRGDKDVAEVARLRGGAAGKEEGR; translated from the coding sequence ATGGGCAACGTCGCAGCGAATCCCGCCGGGGCGGCGGGAAAGACGGCGGTACCGGCCCAGGAGGGCGCCGTGCCCGATGCCCGGGGCTACTTCGGCCCCTTCGGCGGCCGGTTCGTCCCGGAGACGGTGATCCCGGCCCTGGCGGAACTGGAGCAGGCCTACGAAGAGGCCATGGCCGATCCGGCCTTCCGGGCGGAACTGGACGGTTACCTGGCCGAGTTCTGCGGGCGGCCCACGCCCCTCTACCGGGCCGACCGGCTGGCGGCGGCCTGCGGCAACCCCGGGGTCCGGGTCTACCTCAAGCGGGAAGACCTCAACCACACCGGCGCCCACAAGATCAACAACGCCCTGGGCCAGGCGCTGCTGGCACGGCGCATGGGCAAGCGGCGGGTCATCGCCGAGACGGGGGCGGGGCAGCACGGCGTGGCCACGGCCACGGCGGCGGCGGTGCTGGGCCTCGAGTGCGAGGTGTTCATGGGTGCCGAGGACATGCGGCGCCAGCAGCTCAACGTCTTCCGCATGGAGCTATTGGGCGCCCGGGTGCGGCCCGTGACCTCGGGCACCGCCACCCTGAAGGACGCCACCAACGAGGCGATCCGCCACTGGGTCACCCACGTCCGGACGACCCACTACGTCATCGGGTCGGTGGTGGGGCCGCATCCCTACCCGCGCATCGTGCGCGACTTCCAAGCGGTGATCGGCCGGGAGGCCAGGGCCCAGGTGCTGGAGCGGGAGGGCCGGTTGCCCGACGTGCTGGTGGCCTGCGTGGGCGGCGGCAGCAACGCCATGGGCCTGTTCTACCCCTTCGTGGGCGACGCGGGGGTCGCCATGATCGGCGTGGAGGCCGCGGGGGAGGGACTCGAGACCGGGCGTCACGCGGCGTCCTTGACCGCCGGGCGGCCGGGGATCCTGCACGGCGCCCTGAGCTACCTCCTCCAGGACGAGGACGGCCAGGTGCGGCCGGCCCACTCGGTCTCCGCGGGCCTCGACTATCCGGGTGTGGGGCCCGAGCACGCCTACCTCAAGGCCACGGGCCGGGCGCGGTACGAGGCGGTGACCGACCAGGAGGCGCTGGAGGCTTTCGAGCTCCTCTGCCGGACGGAGGGGATCGTCCCGGCCCTGGAGAGCGCCCACGCCATCGCCTACCTGCGGCGGTTGCTGCCCGAGCTGCCGGCGGGCAGCGTGGTGGTGGTGTGCCTCTCGGGCCGGGGCGACAAGGACGTGGCCGAGGTGGCGCGGCTCCGCGGCGGCGCCGCGGGAAAGGAGGAAGGGCGATGA
- a CDS encoding phosphoribosylanthranilate isomerase, giving the protein MSPLWIKICGLRDADAARAAAEAGADAIGFVFAPSPRRVDPDTAGRIVAAVRRAVPAGGVLGGSTAPGGGTAEGRPLAVVGVFVNAPVAEMVAVARHAGLTHIQLHGDEPEAVVAALQEQGLAVIRAVGLAPRGSGPNAWEPGGHNPDGGTPGVRRHADHHPDGRAGAADHGAGGERRGIAWEPTGPDAVEVAARAIQTRADLVLVDAAVPGQRGGTGRVADWTAAARLARQRPVILAGGLRPDNVAEAVRVVRPWGVDVSSGVERARGVKDPQLIVRFIEAARAAVPAR; this is encoded by the coding sequence GTGAGCCCCCTGTGGATCAAGATCTGCGGGTTGCGGGATGCGGACGCCGCCCGGGCGGCGGCGGAGGCGGGCGCCGACGCCATCGGCTTCGTCTTCGCCCCCAGCCCCCGCCGGGTGGACCCGGACACAGCGGGCCGCATCGTGGCTGCGGTACGGCGGGCGGTGCCGGCAGGTGGCGTGTTGGGGGGGTCCACCGCGCCGGGCGGCGGGACGGCAGAGGGGCGGCCGCTGGCGGTGGTCGGCGTGTTCGTCAATGCCCCCGTGGCGGAGATGGTGGCGGTGGCCCGCCACGCCGGGCTCACCCACATCCAGCTCCACGGGGACGAACCGGAAGCGGTGGTGGCGGCGCTGCAGGAGCAGGGGCTCGCGGTGATCCGGGCGGTGGGCCTGGCCCCCAGGGGCTCTGGCCCCAACGCCTGGGAGCCGGGGGGGCACAACCCGGACGGCGGCACGCCCGGCGTCCGTCGCCACGCTGACCACCACCCCGACGGCCGGGCCGGCGCCGCAGATCACGGGGCCGGCGGGGAGCGGAGAGGGATCGCATGGGAGCCCACCGGCCCGGACGCGGTGGAGGTGGCTGCCCGGGCGATCCAAACCCGGGCGGACCTGGTCCTGGTCGATGCTGCGGTGCCGGGCCAGCGCGGGGGGACGGGCCGCGTGGCGGACTGGACGGCGGCGGCGCGCCTGGCCCGGCAACGGCCCGTGATCCTGGCCGGGGGCCTGCGCCCGGACAACGTGGCCGAGGCCGTCCGGGTCGTCCGCCCCTGGGGGGTCGACGTCTCGAGCGGCGTCGAGCGCGCTCGCGGCGTGAAGGACCCCCAGTTGATCGTGCGCTTCATCGAGGCGGCGCGGGCGGCGGTCCCGGCCCGCTGA